The following are encoded in a window of uncultured Flavobacterium sp. genomic DNA:
- a CDS encoding FAD-dependent oxidoreductase: MNTENYDVVVIGGGAIGLATAYHLGKRKAKTLVLEQFTFVNQLGSSAGVSRQFRIPYPDEYMVQMALDAQPYWDELEKETKTKLLDKVGTLWFGDPEVHSTEGNIAEAEEALKALNVSYTSLTAKEIEEKYHFKNLPETYTGLFQPDGASINFKATIETLLSLCQKEETVYLEENSPVLKINRIGKLFEIITPNGTYITKKLAIIPGPYINSVINLLDFKIDATYWNMSSAYFKKTDPDIQYPTWFVFQNPIGENGNQFYGFPEVDWDHPEYIRVAPDFVINPLEEPTDRTLIPNRQELGYTSDWVKEHMTGLSAEPEYTSTCLIALSTIPNKELLIDFAPSYVPNHENIVLYATGWAAKFTPFLGKIMSDLVLDGHTDFDITPFQLGHKFFKAF; this comes from the coding sequence ATGAATACAGAAAACTACGATGTAGTTGTCATTGGCGGAGGCGCGATAGGATTAGCGACTGCGTACCATCTCGGTAAACGAAAGGCAAAAACTTTGGTGCTGGAACAATTTACTTTTGTAAATCAATTGGGGAGTTCTGCGGGAGTATCACGCCAATTCCGAATTCCGTATCCGGATGAATATATGGTGCAAATGGCATTAGATGCACAACCGTATTGGGACGAACTGGAAAAAGAAACCAAGACAAAATTATTGGATAAAGTTGGAACCCTTTGGTTTGGAGATCCTGAAGTACATTCTACAGAAGGAAATATCGCTGAAGCGGAAGAAGCACTAAAAGCTTTAAATGTTTCTTATACTAGCTTAACAGCAAAAGAAATAGAAGAAAAATACCATTTTAAAAATTTACCCGAAACCTATACAGGGCTATTTCAACCGGATGGTGCCAGTATTAATTTTAAAGCAACGATCGAGACACTTTTGAGTCTGTGTCAGAAAGAAGAAACGGTTTATTTAGAAGAGAATTCGCCAGTGCTTAAAATCAATCGTATTGGAAAACTTTTTGAAATTATTACGCCAAACGGGACTTACATCACTAAAAAGCTTGCTATTATTCCTGGTCCGTATATTAATAGTGTAATCAATTTACTTGATTTTAAAATTGATGCTACTTATTGGAATATGTCTTCTGCTTATTTTAAAAAAACCGATCCGGACATACAATATCCAACCTGGTTTGTATTTCAAAATCCGATAGGTGAAAATGGCAATCAGTTTTATGGTTTTCCTGAAGTCGATTGGGATCATCCGGAATACATTCGTGTGGCACCGGATTTTGTCATAAACCCTTTAGAAGAGCCCACTGACAGAACATTAATTCCCAATCGACAAGAACTGGGCTACACTTCTGACTGGGTAAAAGAACATATGACAGGACTAAGCGCAGAGCCTGAATATACTTCAACATGCCTTATTGCTCTGAGCACAATACCAAATAAAGAGCTGCTGATTGATTTTGCGCCAAGTTATGTACCAAATCATGAAAACATTGTGCTATATGCCACAGGTTGGGCAGCAAAATTCACTCCTTTTTTAGGAAAAATTATGTCTGATCTTGTATTAGACGGACACACAGATTTTGATATTACACCATTCCAGTTAGGACATAAATTCTTTAAAGCATTTTAA
- a CDS encoding SDR family NAD(P)-dependent oxidoreductase, whose translation MYIKGKTILITGGASGIGLESARQFLAEGASVIITGRNQAKLDAAKKLLPVLTVIKSDVENENDAQALFEKVTSLGGIDILYNNAGVGTPALNLGIANDQILKNAVYEMNVNYFGVIRLNTLFIDMLKSRKESAIINTTSILSLVPALEEPTYSATKTALSFYTKLLRKNLEIINSTVKVFELLPPVVATEMTAKRTDKKMAPEELVKTLVNGIKKDQFTIRAGDTKALYFVNRFFPKIAFDLVNPKKIYPNLKSFIKI comes from the coding sequence ATGTATATAAAAGGTAAAACAATATTAATTACCGGAGGAGCTTCAGGAATTGGGCTCGAATCTGCCAGACAGTTTTTAGCTGAAGGTGCAAGTGTAATTATTACGGGGAGAAATCAGGCTAAATTAGATGCTGCTAAAAAATTACTTCCGGTATTAACGGTCATAAAAAGTGATGTTGAAAATGAAAATGATGCACAGGCACTTTTTGAAAAAGTAACTTCTTTAGGTGGAATTGATATTTTGTATAACAATGCGGGAGTTGGAACTCCGGCTCTCAATCTTGGTATTGCAAATGATCAAATTTTAAAGAACGCTGTTTACGAAATGAACGTAAATTATTTTGGTGTTATAAGACTTAATACTCTTTTTATCGATATGTTGAAATCCAGAAAAGAAAGTGCTATTATTAATACGACATCTATTTTAAGTTTGGTACCAGCCTTAGAAGAACCAACTTATTCTGCAACAAAAACGGCCTTAAGTTTTTATACAAAACTGCTTAGAAAGAATCTCGAAATAATAAACAGTACTGTAAAAGTATTTGAGTTACTGCCTCCGGTTGTTGCAACAGAGATGACCGCAAAAAGAACGGATAAAAAAATGGCTCCTGAAGAACTGGTAAAAACACTTGTTAACGGGATAAAAAAGGATCAGTTTACTATTCGCGCCGGGGATACAAAAGCATTGTATTTCGTAAACAGGTTTTTTCCAAAAATAGCTTTTGATTTAGTAAATCCTAAAAAGATTTATCCGAATTTAAAGTCATTCATAAAAATATAA
- a CDS encoding TetR/AcrR family transcriptional regulator, with product MLTKAEKTKQFILETAVPLYNEKGISGVHIDDVLAATKLTKGCLYGHFENKEDLSEQVIDLALKMTSDKIRAAVSKGKTAKGKIFAFMDFYKNPIDTQIPGGCPIFNNAVESDDNYPVVKQKIARIFRAGQEELTALLQQGIASGEFSSELDAGVFAFKMVAAIEGGIVMCRVMDTVKPLQGLIKSLKSELEQYSI from the coding sequence ATGTTAACAAAAGCAGAAAAAACCAAGCAATTTATTTTAGAAACAGCAGTACCTCTTTACAATGAAAAAGGTATCTCTGGTGTACATATAGATGATGTGCTGGCAGCTACAAAGTTGACAAAGGGCTGTTTATATGGTCATTTTGAAAATAAAGAAGATCTATCTGAACAAGTTATCGATCTGGCACTTAAAATGACTTCAGACAAAATTAGAGCGGCAGTTTCTAAAGGTAAAACAGCAAAAGGTAAAATATTTGCATTTATGGATTTTTATAAAAACCCAATTGATACACAAATTCCGGGAGGATGCCCAATATTTAATAATGCTGTGGAGTCTGATGATAATTACCCTGTTGTGAAACAGAAAATTGCCCGAATTTTCAGGGCAGGTCAGGAAGAACTTACTGCACTGTTGCAGCAAGGAATTGCTTCCGGTGAGTTTTCAAGTGAACTCGACGCTGGTGTTTTTGCTTTTAAAATGGTGGCAGCAATTGAAGGTGGAATCGTAATGTGCAGGGTTATGGATACAGTAAAGCCTCTGCAGGGTTTGATTAAAAGCCTAAAGTCTGAATTAGAACAATACTCAATTTAG
- a CDS encoding FAD-dependent oxidoreductase codes for MNKNTPLNSGMRPDLKTEVAIIGAGTSGLYTAYRLVSDKKFTASQVQIFDMNSKLGGRLESVVMPGMNFWGELGGMRYMLSQEIVATLIEGYSPPENPNIRIPVLKDKMTPVPFHMGESSKLLMYLRKERFKQDAWTVAQGQKEKLPTRYYLNENDFGFSSDQLFNKIIYDVLMADSWVAKTYGEKIKQGPSIYDYTFELTSRDWDDIKPKMIYNFPHSPYNKRKVNDLGFWNLIKDQVSQEGYEFLANAGGYYSNTINWNSAEAFPYMVGDFSGEVKYKTIEEGYDSIAYGLANSYMDNDGACIWSENKLLTFTKEHLSKKTHKYELTFLNLKTNTEWKVYANKLVLAMPRKSLELLDQNNFFFNINENSVLNTNIRSVIMEPAFKILMGFPHPWWKKLGIDSGHSITDLPMRQCYYFGTDDKTDNSMLLGSYGDMETETFWKALSDDKVLFEVKAAKSASLKELHQLNDVQATKMMVGELMQQLRELHGSEVTIPEPYVTYFKDWTDEPFGAGYHAWKAGFSVENVMPYMRKPVADEQIHICGEAYSDQQGWVEGAFCEAEKMLQEYFGLDRPFWLSPDYYLGW; via the coding sequence ATGAATAAAAATACTCCTTTAAACTCAGGAATGAGACCTGATTTAAAAACAGAAGTGGCTATTATAGGTGCCGGAACTTCAGGATTGTACACCGCTTATCGTCTGGTAAGTGATAAAAAGTTTACAGCCAGTCAAGTGCAAATTTTTGATATGAACAGCAAACTGGGCGGAAGGCTCGAATCAGTTGTTATGCCGGGAATGAATTTCTGGGGTGAACTGGGTGGGATGCGTTACATGCTTTCTCAGGAAATCGTTGCAACATTAATTGAAGGTTATAGTCCTCCAGAAAATCCGAATATACGTATTCCTGTTTTGAAGGACAAAATGACACCTGTTCCGTTTCATATGGGTGAATCGTCAAAACTATTGATGTATCTTAGAAAAGAGCGTTTTAAACAAGATGCATGGACGGTTGCTCAGGGACAAAAGGAGAAATTACCAACTAGATATTACCTCAACGAAAATGATTTTGGTTTCAGTTCAGATCAGTTGTTTAATAAAATTATTTATGATGTTTTAATGGCAGATTCCTGGGTTGCTAAGACTTATGGTGAAAAAATTAAACAAGGTCCTTCTATTTATGATTATACGTTTGAATTAACCAGTAGAGACTGGGATGATATAAAACCTAAAATGATATATAATTTTCCACACTCTCCTTATAATAAGCGTAAAGTAAACGATTTAGGATTCTGGAATTTAATCAAAGATCAGGTTTCACAGGAAGGATATGAATTTCTAGCTAATGCCGGCGGATATTATTCAAATACAATCAATTGGAATTCGGCCGAAGCTTTTCCTTACATGGTGGGAGATTTCTCTGGAGAAGTAAAGTATAAAACCATTGAAGAAGGTTACGATAGTATCGCTTACGGATTAGCCAATTCTTATATGGATAATGATGGTGCCTGCATTTGGTCTGAAAACAAACTGCTTACTTTCACAAAAGAGCATCTCTCAAAAAAGACACATAAATACGAACTGACTTTTCTAAATCTGAAGACCAACACGGAATGGAAAGTGTATGCGAATAAACTAGTTCTTGCCATGCCAAGAAAATCTTTGGAGCTTTTAGATCAGAATAATTTCTTCTTCAATATTAATGAAAATTCGGTTTTAAATACCAATATCCGCTCCGTAATTATGGAACCGGCTTTTAAAATATTAATGGGCTTTCCGCATCCGTGGTGGAAAAAATTAGGAATTGACTCAGGACATTCCATCACTGATTTACCAATGAGACAATGTTATTATTTTGGTACAGATGACAAAACAGATAATTCGATGCTGTTGGGTAGTTATGGAGACATGGAAACGGAGACATTCTGGAAAGCACTTTCTGATGATAAAGTACTTTTTGAAGTAAAAGCTGCCAAATCAGCATCATTGAAAGAACTTCATCAATTAAATGATGTTCAGGCTACTAAAATGATGGTAGGCGAGTTAATGCAACAGCTTCGCGAGTTGCACGGTTCAGAAGTAACGATACCGGAACCTTATGTAACTTATTTTAAAGATTGGACAGATGAACCTTTTGGCGCAGGATACCATGCCTGGAAAGCCGGATTTTCAGTCGAAAATGTAATGCCATATATGAGGAAACCGGTCGCTGACGAACAAATCCATATTTGTGGAGAAGCCTATTCAGATCAGCAAGGCTGGGTTGAAGGTGCTTTTTGTGAAGCAGAAAAAATGCTGCAGGAATATTTTGGACTTGATCGTCCATTCTGGCTGTCTCCGGATTATTATTTGGGATGGTAA
- a CDS encoding NADP-dependent oxidoreductase, which yields MKAFIINKYNKKGSLQSADMPMPKLKDNDILVEVYAAGINLLDSKIKSGEFKLILPYKLPLILGHDAAGIVVETGKNVKKFKVGDQVYARPQDHRIGTFAEFIAIDEKDAALKPKNISMEEAASIPLVALTAWQVLVEKAQIKAGQKVFIQASSGGVGTIAIQLAKHLGAVTASTASAKSFDLLNDLGTDIIIDYQNSDFENILSDYDVVLNSQDQKTLEKSLKILKPGGKLISISGPPTPDFANEIRAPWFIKMILSLISSGIRKKARNKNVDYSFLFMKADGQQLSEIATLIEADIIKPVIDKIFPFDKTNEALSYVESGRAKGKVVVKIK from the coding sequence ATGAAAGCATTTATAATTAATAAGTACAATAAAAAAGGGAGTTTGCAATCTGCTGATATGCCGATGCCAAAACTAAAGGATAATGATATTTTGGTTGAAGTTTATGCAGCAGGAATTAATCTTTTAGATTCTAAAATAAAATCGGGAGAATTTAAACTTATTCTGCCTTATAAACTGCCGTTAATTTTAGGGCATGATGCAGCCGGAATAGTAGTAGAGACTGGTAAAAATGTAAAGAAGTTTAAAGTTGGCGATCAGGTTTATGCCAGGCCACAAGATCATCGTATAGGTACGTTTGCAGAGTTTATAGCCATAGACGAAAAAGATGCAGCGCTTAAACCGAAAAATATTTCAATGGAAGAAGCAGCATCTATTCCTTTAGTAGCACTTACGGCATGGCAGGTTTTGGTAGAAAAGGCTCAAATTAAAGCAGGACAAAAAGTATTTATTCAGGCTAGTTCAGGAGGTGTAGGGACTATTGCAATTCAGCTGGCCAAACATTTAGGTGCTGTAACTGCTTCTACGGCAAGCGCAAAAAGTTTTGATTTACTTAATGATTTGGGAACCGATATTATTATTGATTACCAGAATAGTGATTTTGAAAATATTTTGAGTGATTATGATGTAGTACTAAACAGTCAGGATCAAAAGACACTCGAAAAATCACTTAAAATATTAAAACCGGGAGGAAAACTTATTTCTATTTCCGGGCCGCCAACTCCTGATTTTGCAAATGAAATTAGAGCTCCGTGGTTCATCAAAATGATCCTTTCTTTAATAAGTTCAGGAATTCGTAAAAAAGCAAGAAACAAAAATGTCGATTATTCTTTTTTATTTATGAAGGCTGATGGACAGCAGTTAAGCGAAATCGCAACGCTGATTGAAGCCGATATAATTAAACCGGTAATAGATAAGATTTTTCCATTTGATAAAACCAACGAAGCATTATCGTATGTAGAAAGCGGGCGTGCGAAGGGTAAAGTAGTGGTTAAAATAAAATAA